One Candidatus Neomarinimicrobiota bacterium genomic region harbors:
- a CDS encoding FAA hydrolase family protein: MNKKRLFITLLIAISSALLGSETTKYVRYTYQGQESYGILEGETVRELDGDIFSASTPSGKTLKLSEVHLLAPCKPSKVIAVGLNYRSHIGNRPVPEYPGLFAKYPSSIIGHEESIIMPSDATDLHYEGELVIVIGKKAKNISVSEAPNYIFGVTAGNDVSERKWQQADLQWLRAKASDTFGPVGPAIVTGLNYNDLLLQTRLNGDLRQSERTKDLVYNVETIVSYISRYVTLHPGDLIFTGTPGSTKPMKPNDIVEIELEGVGVLRNKVVVSQ; the protein is encoded by the coding sequence ACTCGGATCCGAAACTACTAAGTACGTTCGATATACATATCAAGGTCAAGAATCCTACGGAATCCTGGAAGGAGAAACTGTACGAGAGTTGGACGGGGATATTTTCTCTGCGTCGACTCCTAGTGGAAAAACCCTAAAACTCTCCGAAGTTCACCTTCTAGCACCCTGTAAACCGTCAAAGGTCATCGCTGTGGGCCTAAACTATCGCAGCCATATTGGTAACAGGCCAGTACCTGAGTATCCCGGTCTTTTTGCCAAGTACCCTTCCTCAATCATTGGGCATGAAGAAAGCATTATAATGCCTTCAGACGCCACAGACTTGCATTATGAAGGTGAACTGGTAATTGTGATTGGAAAGAAAGCGAAAAATATTTCTGTGTCTGAAGCACCTAACTACATATTTGGCGTCACAGCTGGGAACGACGTGAGCGAGCGGAAGTGGCAACAAGCTGATTTGCAGTGGTTGAGAGCAAAAGCTTCAGATACATTTGGTCCAGTAGGGCCTGCAATTGTCACAGGATTAAATTATAATGACCTACTGCTCCAAACACGCTTAAACGGTGACTTACGGCAGTCAGAGCGCACGAAAGACCTGGTTTACAATGTTGAAACAATTGTTAGTTACATCAGCCGTTACGTTACCCTCCACCCAGGGGATCTCATTTTTACAGGAACGCCTGGATCAACAAAACCGATGAAACCTAATGACATTGTAGAAATTGAATTGGAAGGTGTTGGAGTTCTCCGGAACAAAGTGGTTGTATCACAATAA
- a CDS encoding VCBS repeat-containing protein, which produces MHRHTIKITGTVVGLVLRLFFFFCLGYNLLPAQTRVFKPHLYGYLGTDESLTASATVGDLDGDGDLDILIGNGRHWAEQNYIFYNTGRGFFRRAVRLGEELNTTYVVPIADLDNDGDLDVVVGNDRIQNMVFKNDGKGHMVFDHYFGYSESNTRGLCLADLNSDNFVDIAVANRRSQNFIYLNNRKGEFSSSQPFGLADEATIAIASADMNRDGHQDLILANRNAQPNKIYFGPKFINHGTYGTGKDETRDLAISDMNGDGHMDIVTANIGQKNVVYYGNSKGEFLKSRSFGSELDATYSIDLGDLDLDGDIDIVVGNAGGINHYFLSNGTNFNQYEFGSIENVTYGVSVGDLNGDNYPDIVTANSGSQNIIYLNQPANNLDR; this is translated from the coding sequence ATGCATAGGCACACTATTAAGATAACCGGAACGGTTGTAGGATTGGTCTTAAGGTTATTTTTTTTCTTTTGTTTGGGTTATAATCTTTTACCAGCACAGACGAGAGTCTTTAAACCTCATCTATATGGCTACTTGGGAACTGATGAAAGTTTAACAGCATCTGCGACTGTTGGCGATTTGGATGGGGACGGTGATCTGGACATTTTAATCGGGAACGGGCGGCACTGGGCCGAACAAAACTATATTTTCTATAACACCGGCCGGGGTTTTTTTCGTAGAGCCGTTCGACTGGGTGAGGAATTAAACACCACTTATGTAGTACCAATCGCCGATCTGGACAATGATGGTGATTTGGATGTGGTGGTGGGCAATGATCGCATTCAGAACATGGTTTTCAAGAATGACGGTAAAGGGCACATGGTGTTTGATCACTATTTTGGATATTCTGAATCAAATACACGAGGTTTATGCCTGGCAGATTTGAACAGTGACAATTTTGTTGATATAGCTGTAGCGAACCGCCGCTCTCAAAATTTCATCTATTTGAACAATAGGAAAGGAGAGTTTAGTTCTTCACAACCTTTTGGGTTGGCTGATGAAGCGACTATTGCTATTGCTTCGGCAGACATGAATAGGGATGGCCACCAAGATTTGATCCTGGCTAACCGAAACGCCCAGCCCAATAAAATATATTTTGGTCCTAAGTTTATTAATCATGGAACATATGGAACAGGTAAAGATGAAACACGGGATTTGGCAATCAGTGACATGAATGGGGATGGGCATATGGATATTGTAACCGCAAATATTGGACAGAAGAATGTTGTCTATTACGGCAATTCGAAAGGAGAATTTTTGAAATCCCGAAGTTTTGGGAGTGAATTAGATGCGACCTATTCTATAGACTTGGGCGACCTTGACCTAGATGGTGACATTGATATTGTGGTTGGTAATGCAGGGGGAATAAATCACTATTTTTTGAGTAATGGAACAAACTTTAATCAATATGAATTCGGCTCAATTGAAAATGTAACCTATGGGGTGTCCGTAGGAGATCTTAATGGGGATAACTACCCAGACATTGTTACTGCAAACTCAGGGAGTCAGAACATTATTTATCTTAACCAACCAGCAAACAATTTGGATCGATAG
- a CDS encoding amidohydrolase family protein encodes MNPIIRSVTMKKLKTIGFILCLLVSVFPIQAQQTLIRAGRLIDTHKKSSKKNVDILVEGNRIIKVGKTLKSNSATVIDLSDKTVLPGLIDGHTHICLTPDYSSNPPVLYKTNTYRTMEAYKAAKRILNSGFTTIRDVDNEGADMADIAVRDAINEGMFVGPRIFVSGWAISITGGHMNLTGLRPSIDKKVEQLAIIADNSDDMVAAIRDQRKSGVDFIKIYATGTLRHINRETLEPLSQLSTEEVEIMVNEARRWNMDVAAHAYGGTGAYHAVKGGVHSLEHGLFLDDKTVELMVQNGTFWCPTMTVYFPDEDASEADIRFHNRIVAEHKKSFKLAMDKGVKIAFGTDIGSMPHGEGWREMELMVEYGMSPMDVIHSATVMGAKLLRKNHELGQIKEGYFADIIAVDGNPDDDIKKFRSVNFVMVNGTIVKNN; translated from the coding sequence ATGAATCCTATAATAAGAAGCGTAACCATGAAAAAACTAAAAACAATTGGCTTCATTCTTTGTTTGTTGGTGTCTGTTTTTCCTATTCAGGCACAGCAAACCTTGATCCGTGCTGGTCGGCTCATTGATACACACAAGAAATCGAGCAAAAAAAATGTAGATATTCTGGTGGAGGGAAACCGGATTATCAAAGTCGGGAAAACACTAAAATCTAATTCAGCCACCGTTATTGATTTGAGCGACAAGACAGTGTTGCCAGGACTAATTGATGGTCACACACACATCTGCTTAACCCCTGATTATAGTAGTAATCCACCAGTTCTTTATAAAACAAATACTTACCGCACCATGGAAGCCTATAAAGCGGCTAAACGAATACTGAATTCAGGTTTTACTACGATAAGAGATGTTGATAATGAGGGTGCAGATATGGCGGACATCGCTGTCCGTGATGCAATTAACGAAGGTATGTTTGTTGGGCCCCGGATATTTGTATCTGGCTGGGCCATCAGCATCACCGGCGGGCACATGAATCTTACCGGTTTGCGACCATCTATAGATAAGAAAGTCGAACAGTTAGCCATCATTGCCGATAATTCTGATGATATGGTCGCTGCGATTCGTGATCAGCGTAAATCTGGAGTGGACTTTATAAAAATATATGCCACAGGGACATTGAGGCATATCAATCGAGAAACCTTGGAACCCCTATCTCAGCTAAGCACAGAAGAAGTTGAGATTATGGTGAATGAAGCGCGCAGGTGGAATATGGATGTGGCCGCCCACGCCTATGGTGGTACCGGCGCATATCATGCTGTAAAAGGTGGCGTTCACAGTCTTGAGCACGGATTGTTTCTGGATGACAAAACAGTGGAACTTATGGTCCAAAACGGAACATTTTGGTGCCCGACTATGACTGTTTATTTCCCAGATGAAGACGCAAGTGAAGCGGATATTCGATTTCATAATCGTATTGTAGCCGAACATAAAAAATCCTTTAAGCTTGCCATGGATAAGGGAGTAAAAATTGCATTTGGTACGGATATTGGTTCCATGCCTCATGGAGAAGGTTGGCGCGAAATGGAACTCATGGTCGAGTATGGAATGTCACCCATGGATGTGATCCATTCTGCCACAGTAATGGGTGCCAAGTTGCTTCGAAAAAACCACGAGCTAGGTCAGATAAAAGAAGGCTATTTTGCTGATATTATTGCTGTTGATGGAAATCCGGATGACGATATTAAAAAATTTAGATCCGTAAATTTTGTGATGGTGAATGGTACTATTGTAAAAAATAATTAA